The Artemia franciscana chromosome 13, ASM3288406v1, whole genome shotgun sequence genomic sequence TGGGTTAGGGAAGTAACCATCTGGCTCTGGGCACGGAAATCTTGTTCCACAGGGCGGAATAAAGTTATCTGGGTAATCACATGCTAGAATGTCTGGATTAAACGTTAGTCCTGGTGGGCAGGTCTGTGCAGTTGAGCCGCCATTTGCACACTGATAAAACATTGAGCAGTCTTCATGAGGAAATACACCATCACCTGGGCAAACAAAAGGTTCACCTGGAGTGGTAGTTAGATCTGGTTTTTGAGATGTAGTGGGATAAGAAGATGTGGTAGGTACTTCAGATGCAGCTAATGTGGTGTTTAGAACTGGTTCTGTTCTGTTCACAGTAACTGTTGAGGAAGCCGTTGTTTCTGTTACCTGTGGGGTTGGACTTCCCTCAGGTAGTGTTGATATCTGACTGCAGTCTACAGCGCTAGGATAATCACAAGATTCCGTCTGGGGATTAAAAACTAGACCATCTGGACATTTGACTAAGAAAGCGTTGTTATTACTACAAACATAATATGATGAGCAGTCATATGGATTTAGAAAATTTCCGTTTGCGGATGGACATTCAAAGGTTGGAGTTGGGAGCTTAGTTGTAGTCGTTATTGGGGCCTGTGTCGATCCATCGGGTAGTGTGCGATTTGTGCAGTCTACTAGTTCTGGATAGTTGCAGCCAGCCCATTTAAGATCGAAAAAGTAGTCCAATTTACATTGATAAAGGGAAGCTTTCAAATTGATACATTGAACGTATTTGTCACAAGTTACCCACGGGAATGATCCGCCTGCATCTGGACACTCGTACTCCGGTAAGGTTCCGATTAACTCATCTTCAGGACCAGCGCGTAAGCAGTAAGCccctgcaaaaaagaaaaaatattattattttattgggaAAATCGAATGGAACGATTTTAAACCGCATTTCGATAACAATAAATGCTTTTAACGATTCtgttttttgatggtgattaataaaaatgaagaagaaaaatccaaaagatAGGTTTTTCAGAGATAGGCTAGAGCTGCATCAAAATTTAAGAGGGTAGAAATGAAGTCACATATTGCTCCAAACTTAAAACTCAAAGAAAATACTATCGACTGACATGTGGATCCCgaaaccaacaaaaaataaaatgaataatcccATCAAAGCAAAGAAAAGATATATTAGTATAGGTGAAAAAATGAATCCTTCTACAAGCAGttgttaaaatgaataatcaagctTTAAAAGAAcaggaagtaaaaaaaaaacaggaatagaGCTGCTGCCCCTACCCTACCCCCCTAACCTTTGAAATGCCAAATTATCAATTGCGTTCTATTGAAAATGATTTGAGTTTTTAACagtgttgtttttatttgttaaaaactGGACAAAAAAATCCCCATAATATTCAAGACTGATGGAAACTACTAATCTGACTAGACTGATTGTTTAATATACAGTTCCCGAAAGTCTTATATAATTATCGAAATACAtaatta encodes the following:
- the LOC136034488 gene encoding chitin-binding domain protein cbd-1-like — its product is MDTMFLNCLLLSTLVFSGAYCLRAGPEDELIGTLPEYECPDAGGSFPWVTCDKYVQCINLKASLYQCKLDYFFDLKWAGCNYPELVDCTNRTLPDGSTQAPITTTTKLPTPTFECPSANGNFLNPYDCSSYYVCSNNNAFLVKCPDGLVFNPQTESCDYPSAVDCSQISTLPEGSPTPQVTETTASSTVTVNRTEPVLNTTLAASEVPTTSSYPTTSQKPDLTTTPGEPFVCPGDGVFPHEDCSMFYQCANGGSTAQTCPPGLTFNPDILACDYPDNFIPPCGTRFPCPEPDGYFPNPDNCESYFVCSGGLSYEQVCSPGLVYNVENNVCDFPFNVPPPCGTASEERELVTDDITEEPITEPTPVWWFDCSIRNGFFPNPEDCTSYINCDNGNAWLLYCPNGTLYDAAMERCTTDASCTTSDFIRTSPNIQTVTPDPNFECPEPDGLFANPLDCHSFYQCANSIPIFQLCPGNLHFSVEEQQCLDPAEANCQTYSFNFNN